In Longimicrobiaceae bacterium, the sequence CACCACTTCCTCCAGCACACCGACGGCCGCGCCACCGTCGTCCCCGTCCACGGCGCGGAAACCATCGGGCCCGGCCTGCTCGTGAAGATCCTGACCGACACTGGCCTCCATCGTGACGAGTTGGCGGACCTTCTCTGAACCGAAACATCACTACCAACGCCACAATTACCGCCGTGCATCGTCCCATCCCGTCCAAACAACGGTTGATCGCGTTTCGGTTTCCGACCTTACCCGAAAAGAGCCAAACGACGGTGTTGGGTTGGAGAGATGGCGTTGAATATGACGCGCCCCGGATCTCCAGATTGCCCGCAGTTGATGCCGGTGAGATGGAGGACCGATAGACGAAGCTCCCCGCGGATGTGTCGGCGGGGAGCTTCTTGTCGTGCGATGTGCGGCGGAGGCTCAGCCGCGCATGGAGGCTTCGGTCATCTGACGGCCGCCTAGGACGTGGAGGTGGAGGTGCGGGACCGTCTGGCCGCCCTCGTCGCCGGTGTTGATGATCACGCGGTAGCCACGCTCGCCCAGGCCTTCAAGCCGGGCGACTTCCGCCGCGGCGAGGAGCAGACGTCCGGCGATATCAACATCCTCGTCGCCCAGCTCCTGGAGCGAGGGGATCGGCTTGCGCGGGATAACCAGCACGTGCACCGGCGCCGCCGGGTTGATGTCGCGGATGGCGACCACGTGCTCGTCCTGATAGACGAACTTGCCGGGGATCTCCCCGTCGATGATGCGGCTGAAGATGGTCTTCTCGGCCATGTGCTCGCGTGTCGTGGTGAGGTGTGGCTCCTGACCGGCACGGCCCCAATCTAACGTTCGATCGAGGCGCCGCAACGGCGAGGCGAC encodes:
- a CDS encoding histidine triad nucleotide-binding protein → MAEKTIFSRIIDGEIPGKFVYQDEHVVAIRDINPAAPVHVLVIPRKPIPSLQELGDEDVDIAGRLLLAAAEVARLEGLGERGYRVIINTGDEGGQTVPHLHLHVLGGRQMTEASMRG
- a CDS encoding type II toxin-antitoxin system HicA family toxin, translating into MSRLPRVTGKQLVAALAKAGFGLKRVKGSHHFLQHTDGRATVVPVHGAETIGPGLLVKILTDTGLHRDELADLL